One region of Manduca sexta isolate Smith_Timp_Sample1 chromosome 25, JHU_Msex_v1.0, whole genome shotgun sequence genomic DNA includes:
- the LOC115448549 gene encoding LOW QUALITY PROTEIN: GPI mannosyltransferase 4 (The sequence of the model RefSeq protein was modified relative to this genomic sequence to represent the inferred CDS: inserted 2 bases in 1 codon; deleted 2 bases in 2 codons), producing the protein MFLKTDILKAISFRNPVRLPLSYWLLVGIRFVLTILPQRGYIHPDEFFQNVEVMAGDILTVDVARTWEFNPNFPIRNIFVPKMIFGPPLHLIRLTNPFTKHYLNIDLRTPYYLLVIPRVFICLLSLINDYCLYRICVLYGQNFRNRLTIFASSYIVLVYCCRSFSNAFEMIFFSILLYLVAKCMFKSDNVIYHSEFLKEKYKAATNAVDKVKIFKLSTHLPAHSFNHVMLISAVVFIGMNACFFWLQRGLGSKIVGFKDFHYRILLFILSGAPIXLLLILIDSGYYGYLTMADIESLKISWDNWVVTPLNFLRYNTDKNLTEHGLHPRWLHLAVNVPLLFNVLGVLALITLSVNVYRFIRGQYKKLPRIQSITGLMLFSLIIPVALLSLFPHQEPRFIIPVLVPLVYLYGNHLHPNESDAPSTRKLKVMLKSMWYILNILFSIFYGFIHQGGIYPLANSLHREIKANYGMHTHVIITHSYSLPSYLLQLESTSIVWKDKKTGHKYRLVPTTFIHRFGSLPVKDLLVKIDKDLSNAESLLHKNKKPYRFYVASPCSLEKEIRSEASKYGNFDLVEDFSFYPHFCSEALPSFPSNRDQFCVANDIFHKNESHAIDLNLFDRFLCFLKRFCLKLYRVHSFTSYNR; encoded by the exons ATGTTTCTAAAAACTGACATACTAAAGGCGATTTCATTCAGAAATCCCGTAAGACTTCCGTTGTCGTACTGGCTGCTAGTAGGAATAAGATTTGTGCTAACTATTCTGCCGCAGCGCGGATATATACATCCAGATGAGTTTTTCCAAAATGTGGAGGTCATGGCag GTGACATCCTTACTGTTGATGTGGCTAGAACATGGGAGTTCAACCCAAATTTTCCTATTAGGAATATATTTGTCCCAAAGATGATATTTGGTCCACCACTACATCTCATAAGACTCACAAACCCATTCACAAAacactatttaaatatagatcTCAGAACACCATACTATCTTCTTGTTATACCACGAGTATTTATCTGCCTATTATCTCTTATCAATGACTACTGTTTATACAGAATTTGTGTATTATATGGTCAAAATTTCAGAAACAGACTGACTATATTTGCAAGTTCATACATAGTCCTAGTGTACTGCTGCAGAAGCTTTTCAAATGCATTTGAAATGATTTTCTTCTCAATTCTCTTATACTTAGTGGCCAAGTGCATGTTCAAATCGGACAATGTAATATACCATAgtgaatttttaaaagaaaaatataaggcAGCTACAAATGCCGTTGACaaagtaaagatttttaaacTGAGCACTCATTTACCAGCT CATTCGTTCAATCATGTAATGTTAATATCTGCTGTGGTATTTATAGGAATGAACGCCTGTTTTTTCTGGTTGCAGCGAGGTTTAGGGTCTAAGATTGTTGGGTTTAAGGATTTTCATTATAGAATACTATTGTTCATATTAAGTGGTGCGCCTAT GCTGTTGCTAATATTAATTGACTCTGGGTACTATGGGTACCTCACTATGGCTGATATTGAGTCATTAAAGATATCCTGGGACAATTGGGTTGTGACTCCATTG AATTTCCTGAGATATAACACTGATAAGAATTTGACGGAACATGGTCTGCATCCACGGTGGCTTCACCTAGCGGTTAACGTGCCGCTGCTCTTCAATGTTCTGGGAGTGCTGGCTCTTATAACACTGTCCGTCAATGTGTACAG GTTCATCCGAGGCCAGTACAAAAAACTCCCGCGAATCCAGAGCATCACTGGTCTAATGCTGTTCTCCCTGATCATTCCAGTGGCGTTACTGTCGCTCTTCCCCCACCAGGAGCCAAGGTTCATTATACCCGTCTTGGTGCCCCTGGTCTACCTCTACGGGAATCATCTCCACCCTAACGAAAGCGACGCGCCAAGCACAAGAAAACTTAAAGTAATGTTAAAAAGCATGTGGTATATTCTCAACATACTATTCTCAATATTCTACGGATTCATTCATCAGGGAGGCATATATCCTCTGGCGAATAGCCTGCATCGAGAAATTAAGGCAAATTATGGTATGCACACCCATGTTATTATAACACACAGCTATAGTCTGCCAAGTTATTTACTGCAATTAGAAAGTACGAGTATAGTATGGAAAGATAAAAAGACGGGACACAAATATAGATTAGTCCCCACCACTTTTATACATAGATTTGGATCCCTCCCAGTTAAAGATCTTTTAGTGAAGATAGATAAAGACCTTTCTAATGCTGAAAgtttgttacataaaaataaaaagccgtACAGATTTTATGTAGCGAGTCCTTGCTCTTTAGAAAAAGAAATTCGTTCTGAAGCCAGTAAATACGGTAACTTCGATTTGGTCGAAGATTTTTCGTTCTACCCGCATTTCTGTTCGGAAGCGTTACCTAGTTTTCCGAGTAATCGTGATCAGTTTTGTGTGGCTAatgatatttttcataaaaatgagtCTCATGCAATAGATCTGAATTTGTTTGATAGATTCCTATgctttttaaaaaggttttgcCTTAAGTTGTACAGAGTACATAGTTTTACATCTTACAACCGCTAA
- the LOC119190631 gene encoding LOW QUALITY PROTEIN: GPI mannosyltransferase 4-like (The sequence of the model RefSeq protein was modified relative to this genomic sequence to represent the inferred CDS: inserted 3 bases in 3 codons) — protein sequence MFLKTDILKAISFRNPVRLPLSYWLLVGIRFVLTILPQRGYIHPDEFFQNVEVMAGDILTVDVARTWEFNPNFPIRNIFVPKMIFGPPLHLIRLANPFIKHYLNIDLRTPYYLLVIPRVFICLLSLINDYCLYRICVLYGQNFRNRLTIFASSYIVLVYCCRSFSNAFEMIFFSILLYLVAKCMFKSDNVIYHSEFLKEKYKAATNAVDKVKIFKLSTHLPAHSFNHVMLISAVVVIGIFNRPTFAGFAFPPVFFWLQRGLGSKIVGFKDFHYRILLFILSGAPIALLLILIDSGYYGYLTMADIESLKISWDNWVVTPLNFLRYNTDTKNLTEHGLHPRWLHLAVNVPLLFNVLGVLALITLSINMYRFIRGQYKKLPRIQSITGLMLFSLIIPVALLSLFPHQEPRFIIPVLVPLVYLYGNHLHPNESDAPSTRKLKVMLKSMWYILNILFSIFYGFIHQGGIYPLANSLHREIKANYGMHTHVIITHSYSLPXSIVWKDXKTGHKYRLVPTTFMHRFGSLPVKDLLVKIDKDLSNAESLLHKNKKPYRFYVASPCSLXKEIRSEASKYGNFDLVEDFSFYPHFCSEALPSFPSNRDQFCVANDIFNKNESHAIDLNLFDRFLCFLKRFCLKLYRVHSFTSYNR from the exons ATGTTTCTAAAAACTGACATACTAAAGGCGATTTCATTCAGAAATCCCGTAAGACTTCCGTTGTCGTACTGGCTGCTAGTAGGAATAAGATTTGTGCTAACTATTCTGCCGCAGCGCGGATATATACATCCAGATGAGTTTTTCCAAAATGTGGAGGTCATGGCag GTGACATCCTTACTGTTGATGTGGCTAGAACATGGGAGTTCAACCCAAATTTTCCTATTAGGAATATATTTGTCCCAAAGATGATATTTGGTCCACCACTACATCTCATAAGACTCGCAAACCCATTCATAAAacactatttaaatatagatcTCAGAACACCATACTATCTTCTTGTTATACCACGAGTATTTATCTGCCTATTATCTCTTATCAATGACTACTGTTTATACAGAATTTGTGTATTATATGGTCAAAATTTCAGAAACAGACTGACTATATTTGCAAGTTCATACATAGTCCTAGTGTACTGCTGCAGAAGCTTTTCAAATGCATTTGAAATGATTTTCTTCTCAATTCTCTTATACTTAGTGGCCAAGTGCATGTTCAAATCAGACAATGTAATATACCATAgtgaatttttaaaagaaaaatataaggcAGCTACAAATGCCGTTGACaaagtaaagatttttaaacTGAGCACTCATTTACCAGCTCATTCGTTCAATCATGTAATGTTAATATCTGCTGTGGTAGTTATAGGAATATTTAACCGTCCAACATTCGCTGGTTTCGCGTTCCCGCCTGTTTTTTTCTGGTTGCAGCGAGGTTTAGGGTCTAAGATTGTTGGGTTTAAGGATTTTCATTATAGAATACTATTGTTCATATTAAGTGGTGCGCCTATTGCGCTGTTGCTAATATTAATTGACTCTGGGTACTATGGGTACCTCACTATGGCTGATATTGAGTCATTAAAGATATCCTGGGACAATTGGGTTGTGACTCCATTGAATTTCCTGAGATATAACACTGATACGAAGAATTTGACGGAGCATGGTCTGCATCCACGGTGGCTTCACCTAGCGGTTAACGTGCCGCTGCTCTTCAATGTTCTGGGAGTGCTGGCTCTTATAACACTGTCCATCAATATGTACAG GTTCATCCGAGGCCAGTACAAAAAACTCCCGCGAATCCAGAGCATCACTGGTCTAATGCTGTTCTCCCTGATCATTCCAGTGGCGTTACTGTCGCTCTTCCCCCACCAGGAGCCGAGGTTTATAATACCCGTCCTAGTTCCCCTCGTCTACCTCTACGGGAATCATCTCCACCCTAACGAAAGCGACGCGCCAAGCACAAGAAAACTTAAAGTAATGTTAAAAAGCATGTGGTATATCCTCAACATACTATTCTCAATTTTCTACGGATTCATTCATCAGGGAGGCATATATCCTCTGGCGAATAGCCTGCATCGAGAAATTAAGGCAAATTATGGTATGCACACCCATGTTATTATAACACACAGCTATAGTCTGC AGAGTATAGTATGGAAAG AAAAGACGGGACACAAATATAGATTAGTCCCCACCACTTTTATGCATAGATTTGGATCCCTCCCAGTTAAAGATCTTTTAGTGAAGATAGACAAAGACCTTTCTAATGCTGAAAgtttgttacataaaaataaaaagccgtACAGATTTTATGTAGCGAGTCCTTGCTCTT GAAAAGAAATTCGTTCTGAAGCCAGTAAATACGGTAACTTCGATTTGGTCGAAGATTTTTCGTTCTACCCGCATTTCTGTTCGGAAGCGTTACCTAGTTTTCCGAGTAATCGTGATCAGTTTTGTGTGgctaatgatatttttaataaaaatgagtcTCATGCAATAGATCTGAATTTGTTTGATAGATTCCTATgctttttaaaaaggttttgcCTTAAGTTGTATAGAGTACATAGCTTTACATCTTACAACCGCTAA
- the LOC119190639 gene encoding protein RRNAD1-like, with amino-acid sequence MKISRFMHTGPHLRRILGTYDPQLKHSPVRSVKHSDTMTFEKYCTLAVEKLNMPMLLTPEALSCGASDLEQWRRVVTVVYTLRLAVAPLVETLILLDRVLYVLEQGLSCEIRPVFDPKLSPRNHIIIARR; translated from the exons ATGAAGATCTCAag GTTCATGCATACAGGGCCGCACTTGAGAAGAATCCTTGGTACATATGACCCACAACTAAAACATTCTCCTGTCAGGAGCGTCAAGCACTCAGACACAATGACTTTTGAGAA GTACTGCACATTAGCTGTTGAGAAATTAAACATGCCAATGTTGTTGACACCTGAGGCTCTGTCTTGCGGCGCCTCTGACCTGGAGCAGTGGCGTCGAGTGGTCACGGTGGTGTACACACTACGGCTAGCTGTCGCGCCGTTAGTCGAGACATTGATATTACTTGACAGGGTCCTGTATGTTTTAGAACAag gTCTGTCTTGTGAAATTCGTCCGGTGTTTGATCCAAAATTGTCGCcaagaaatcatattattatagcgAGAAGATGA
- the LOC115448555 gene encoding protein RRNAD1 codes for MYSQKQAVKNYINNSLKVIKMYEWLLDLYVLDFFVDNHWEKLPSSWQENFDNLDPQELGKILSGKPSNHVFPLSFLALINSVKAFNIPRNSNYKITPDSECTNTDTCKSHPRLKNLFLKHVKLKKRHEISLMADVVTNIAKETDCNAVIDFGSGVGHLVRMLAYKHDVYAAGIESQGMLTEEARKLDLELEYTASKHLSKEAVMKLIRPTHFNVTLSCHDQLCHLPLASTMENYGLIGLHPCGDLGPLLLRHFTAYEHVKFICLVGCCFMKLTCEGENCGYPMSEYVRGMDHGLSYVSREIACHAIEVYAERLMKGNYEDLKVHAYRAALERILVTYDPQLKHSPVRSVKHSDTMTFEKYCTLAVEKLNMPMLFTPEALSCGASDLEQWRRVVTVYTLRLAVAPLVETLILLDRVLYVLEQGLSCEIRPVFDPKLSPRNHIIIARR; via the exons ATGTATTCACAAAAACAAGCTgtgaaaaattacataaataactcTTTAAAAGTCATTAAAATGTACGAGTGGCTGTTAGATCTATATGTTTTG GACTTTTTTGTAGACAACCATTGGGAAAAGTTACCTTCATCATGGCAAGAAAACTTTGACAACTTGGATCCGCAAGAATTAGGAAAAATTCTGTCTGGAAAGCCATCAAATCATGTATTTCCTCTATCGTTTCTCGCTTTAATAAATTCAGTAAAGGCTTTCAACATACCTAGAAATAGTAACTACAAAATAACACCAGACAGTGAATGTACTAACACAGATACATGTAAAAGTCATCCAAGgctaaaaaatctatttttgaaacatgtaaaattaaaaaaaagacatgAGATAAGCTTAATGGCAGATGTAGTTACAAATATTGCGAAAGAAACAGATTGTAATGCTGTGATAGATTTTGGATCTGGTGTAGGACATCTGGTGCGGATGCTTGCTTATAAACATGATGTATATGCAGCTGGGATTGAGAGCCAGGGCATGCTGACCGAAGAGGCTAG AAAACTTGATTTAGAATTGGAATATACAGCCAGCAAGCATCTTTCGAAAGAAGCAGTTATGAAACTGATCCGTCCAACACATTTTAATGTTACCCTGTCATGCCACGACCAGTTATGTCACTTACCCCTTGCCAGCACAATGGAAAACTATGGACTTATTGGTCTACACCCGTGTGGAGACTTAGGTCCTCTGTTGCTAAGGCATTTTACTGCTTATGAACATGTCAAGTTTATTTGTCTAGTTGGTTGTTGTTTTATGAAGTTGACATGTGAAGGAGAAAACTGTGGGTATCCAATGAGTGAGTATGTCAGGGGAATGGACCATGGCCTTTCCTATGTAAGCCGAGAGATAGCTTGTCATGCTATTGAGGTATATGCTGAAAGGCTGATGAAAGGCAATTATGAAGATCTCAag GTTCATGCATACAGGGCCGCACTTGAGAGAATCCTTGTTACATATGACCCACAACTAAAACATTCTCCTGTCAGGAGCGTCAAGCACTCAGACACAATGACTTTTGAGAA GTACTGCACATTAGCTGTTGAGAAATTAAACATGCCAATGTTGTTTACACCTGAGGCTCTGTCTTGCGGCGCCTCTGACCTGGAGCAGTGGCGTCGAGTGGTCACGGTGTACACACTACGGCTAGCTGTCGCGCCGTTAGTCGAGACATTGATATTACTTGACAGGGTCCTGTATGTTTTAGAACAAG gTCTGTCTTGTGAAATTCGTCCGGTGTTTGACCCAAAATTGTCGCcaagaaatcatattattatagcgAGAAGATGA